From the genome of Neomonachus schauinslandi chromosome 5, ASM220157v2, whole genome shotgun sequence, one region includes:
- the GP2 gene encoding pancreatic secretory granule membrane major glycoprotein GP2 produces the protein MTCTSQLMERTGSYVLWLALASCILTLASTEQQDDRNSTHIRSYDPCESYTRLDEPSRSMEYTEQGQLCDNDKNGWYRFVGDGGVRLPETCVPMYRCQTNAPMWLNGTHPTLEEGIVTRTACAHWSGNCCLWKSEVQVKACPGEYHVYQLQGTPKCSLRYCTDPYTAKNKCENTCRPEEECSFLNGTWDCYCRQDLNSSDVHSLQPQLNCGAEEIKVSLDKCQLGGLGFGDKVIAYLQDWNCNSITQREERNWISVTSPTEARACGNILERNGTHAIYKNTLSVANEFIIRDTILNINFQCAYPLDMKVSLQTALQPIVSSLNISVDGDGEFTVRMALFQDQNYTSPYEGAVAVLAVESMLYVGAILERGDTFRFNLLLRNCYATPTEDKTDPVKYFIIRNGCPNQYDSTIHVEENGVSSESRFSVQMFMFAGNYDLVFLHCEIHLCDSLNEQCQPSCSRSQLRSEVVAINPAQVLDLGPITRRGTPSLGIVNGTPNSAGFLVAWPMFLLPVLLAGLF, from the exons ATGACCTGCACATCTCAGCTTATGGAAAGGACGGGCTCTTATGTCTTGTGGCTGGCCTTGGCCTCCTGCATTCTGACCCTGGCATCTACAGAACAGCAAG ATGACAGAAACTCCACCCACATTCGTTCCTATGACCCCTGCGAGAGTTACACCCGCCTGGATGAACCCTCACGGAGTATGGAGTACACAGAACAGGGCCAGCTGTGTGACAACGACAAGAATGGCTGGTACCGCTTTGTGGGAGACGGAGGAGTGAGGTTGCCAGAGACCTGTGTCCCAATGTACCGATGCCAGACAAATGCCCCTATGTGGCTGAATGGGACTCACCCCACCCTGGAGGAGGGCATTGTCACCCGCACCGCTTGTGCCCACTGGAGCGGCAACTGCTGTCTCTGGAAGAGCGAGGTGCAGGTGAAGGCCTGCCCGGGCGAGTACCATGTGTACCAGCTGCAGGGCACCCCCAAGTGTAGTCTGAGGTACTGCACAG ACCCCTACACTGCGAAGAACAAGTGTGAGAACACCTGCCGCCCAGAGGAGGAGTGCAGCTTTCTCAACGGCACCTGGGACTGTTACTGCAGACAGGACCTCAACAGCTCTG ATGTCCACAGTTTGCAGCCTCAGCTGAACTGTGGGGCTGAGGAGATCAAGGTGTCACTGGACAAGTGTCAGCTGGGAGGCCTGGGTTTTGGGGACAAGGTCATTGCCTACCTGCAAGACTGGAACTGCAACAGCATCAcgcaaagagaggagagaaattggATATCCGTGACTAGCCCTACTGAGGCTAGGGCCTGCGGAAACATTCTGGAG AGAAATGGAACCCATGCCATCTACAAAAACACCCTCTCCGTGGCCAATGAGTTCATCATCAGAGACACCATCCTCAACATCAATTTCCAGTGTGCCTACCCACTGGACATGAAAGTCAGCCTCCAAACCGCCCTGCAGCCCATTGTAAG TTCTCTGAACATCAGTGTGGACGGGGATGGAGAGTTCACTGTCAGGATGGCCCTGTTCCAAGACCAGAACTATACATCTCCTTACGAAGGGGCCGTAGCTGTGCTGGCTGTTGAATCCATGCTCTATGTGGGAGCCATCCTGGAGAGAGGGGACACCTTCCGGTTTAACCTGTTGTTGAGGAACTGCTATGCCACGCCTACTGAAGACAAGACTGACCCTGTGAAATATTTCATCATCAGAAATGG CTGCCCAAATCAATATGATTCCACCATCCATGTGGAGGAGAATGGGGTGTCCTCAGAAAGCCGGTTCTCAGTTCAGATGTTCATGTTTGCTGGAAATTATGACCTAGTTTTCCTGCACTGTGAGATTCATCTCTGCGATTCCCTTAATGAACAGTGCCAGCCG TCTTGCTCAAGAAGTCAACTCCGCAGTGAAGTAGTGGCTATCAACCCAGCCCAGGTTCTAGATTTGGGACCCATCACTCGGAGAG GCACTCCGTCTCTTGGCATCGTGAACGGAACCCCCAACTCTGCAG GGTTCCTGGTGGCCTGGCCCATGTTTCTCCTGCCTGTGCTCCTGGCTGGGCTGTTCTGA
- the UMOD gene encoding uromodulin: MGQLSSLISVWMVVMVTSWVITAASTDTLEARNCSECHSNATCMEDGTVTTCSCQVGFTGNGLVCVDLDECVIPGAHNCSEDSSCVNMPGSYLCTCPDGFRLTPGLGCTDVDECAEPGLSHCHALATCVNSKGNYSCVCPEGYLGDGKHCECSPGSCGPGLDCVSGGDALVCADPCQEYRILDEYWRSAEHGAGYTCDVGLSGWYRFVGPGGVRLAETCVPVLHCNTAAPMWLNGTHPSSDEGIVSRTACAHWSGHCCLWDAPVQVKACAGGYYVYNLGAPTECYLAYCTDPSSVLGTCEECSIDEDCKSDDGTWSCQCKQDFNITDLSLLERRLECGANDIKVSLSKCQLKSLGFEKVFMYLRDSQCSGFRERGDRDWISVVTPARGGPCGTVMMRNETHATYSNTLYLADEIIIRDRNIKINFACSYPLDMKVSLKTSMQPMVSVLNISVGGTGTFTVRMALFQSPAYTQPYEGSSVTLATEAFLYVGTMLDGGDLSRFALLMTNCYATPSGNATDPLKYFIIQNRCPRTKDSTIQVVENGESPQGRFSVQMFRFAGNYDLVYLHCEVYLCDTFTEKCKPTCSGTRFRGGGSIDQTHVLNLGPITRKSVQAVVSRAASSSLGFLKVWLPLLLWATLTLMSQ; this comes from the exons ATGGGGCAGCTTTCCTCTCTGATCTCGGTGTGGATGGTAGTCATGGTAACCTCTTGGGTCATCACAGCTGCATCCACTGACACCTTGGAAGCAa GAAACTGCTCTGAATGTCACAGCAATGCCACCTGCATGGAGGACGGGACTGTCACAACATGCTCCTGCCAGGTGGGTTTCACTGGAAATGGCCTTGTGTGCGTGGACCTGGATGAATGTGTCATCCCTGGGGCCCACAACTGCTCCGAGGACAGCAGCTGCGTGAACATGCCGGGCTCCTACTTGTGCACCTGCCCTGACGGCTTCCGACTGACGCCTGGGCTGGGCTGCACCGACGTGGATGAGTGCGCAGAGCCCGGGCTCAGCCACTGCCACGCCCTGGCCACCTGTGTCAATAGCAAGGGCAATTACTCGTGTGTCTGTCCTGAGGGCTATCTGGGGGACGGGAAACACTGCGAGTGCTCCCCGGGCTCCTGTGGGCCAGGACTGGACTGCGTGTCCGGGGGCGACGCACTGGTATGCGCGGACCCATGCCAAGAGTACCGCATCCTGGATGAGTACTGGCGCAGTGCCGAGCACGGGGCGGGTTACACCTGCGATGTGGGCCTGAGCGGCTGGTACCGCTTCGTGGGGCCGGGCGGTGTGCGCCTGGCGGAGACCTGCGTGCCGGTCCTGCACTGTAACACGGCCGCGCCCATGTGGCTCAACGGCACGCACCCGTCCAGTGACGAGGGCATAGTGAGCCGCACAGCCTGCGCGCACTGGAGTGGCCACTGCTGCCTGTGGGACGCACCCGTCCAAGTGAAGGCCTGTGCTGGTGGCTACTATGTCTACAACCTGGGTGCGCCCACCGAGTGCTATCTGGCCTACTGCACAG ACCCCAGCTCCGTGTTGGGGACATGTGAGGAGTGCAGTATAGACGAGGACTGCAAGTCGGATGATGGCACATGGAGCTGCCAGTGCAAACAGGACTTCAACATCACTG ATCTCTCCCTCCTGGAGCGCAGGTTGGAGTGTGGAGCCAATGACATCAAGGTGTCCCTGAGCAAGTGCCAGCTGAAGAGCCTGGGCTTTGAGAAGGTTTTCATGTACCTGCGTGACAGCCAGTGCTCAGGCTTCCGTGAGAGGGGCGACCGGGACTGGATATCTGTGGTGACCCCAGCCAGGGGTGGCCCCTGTGGGACAGTGATGATG AGGAATGAAACCCATGCCACATATAGCAACACCCTCTACCTGGCAGATGAGATCATCATCCGTGACCGCAACATCAAAATCAACTTTGCGTGTTCCTACCCCCTGGACATGAAAGTCAGCTTGAAGACCTCCATGCAGCCAATGGTCAG CGTCCTAAACATCAGCGTGGGAGGGACAGGCACGTTCACCGTGCGGATGGCACTCTTCCAGAGCCCTGCCTACACACAGCCCTACGAAGGCTCCTCCGTGACCCTGGCCACAGAGGCCTTTCTCTATGTGGGCACCATGCTGGATGGGGGTGACCTGTCCCGGTTTGCACTGCTGATGACCAACTGCTACGCTACACCCAGCGGCAACGCCACAGACCCCCTGAAGTACTTCATCATCCAGAACAG ATGTCCACGCACTAAGGATTCAACCATCCAGGTGGTGGAGAACGGGGAGTCCCCTCAGGGCCGATTTTCTGTTCAGATGTTCCGTTTTGCCGGGAACTACGACCTGGTCTACCTGCACTGTGAAGTGTATCTGTGCGACACCTTTACTGAAAAATGCAAACCT ACCTGCTCCGGGACCAGATTCCGAGGTGGGGGCAGCATAGATCAAACCCATGTCCTGAACCTGGGTCCCATCACACGGAAAA GTGTCCAAGCAGTAGTCTCGAGGGCTGCTTCCAGCAGCCTGG GGTTCCTGAAGGTCTGGCTGCCTCTGCTTCTGTGGGCCACATTGACCCTGATGTCTCAGTGA